Genomic window (Verrucomicrobiia bacterium):
CGAGGCTCGACTTCGATGTGCATGCCAGAGGTGTCTGCGCCTGTAGTGTCAGCGAGACCGCGAGGGGCAGGATTAGGCGTACTACGTGATCCAATCCGATCTTCATGGCTTTAATGGTATGGTGTCTTTGCAGTGTCACAGAACGTCGTCACCGAATACAACCGCGTCATGCCCTTGGCGGATGCCGTTGTTAAGCACGTTGACGGCGGTCGCTTCCAGCACGGTGATCTTCCCGATCCTGGCTGACTCGGTGAGCCACATGTTTGCCGGCCCGCTCTCAACGGGTATGAGTTCGGAAGAACAGCCGGGTTTCAGGCGAAATCGATCTCAACAGGTCTGTCGTCGCCGCCTCGCTTACAACATTTGTCCACATCGTCCATTCGACCAGGTCCGAGGACTCTTCAACGGTGAAGGCTCTCCCCGCCGGGCCGGAAACGCGGAGGCGGAGTTGACCGGCGTCGAGGAACTCCGCCGACAAGCTGATGACTTCGGCAGGCGCGGCAAAGACGCGAATCACTGCTGGTCCCATCCCGAGATAAATATAGCCCCGTGGATCGTAGGCGACACAGCTGGGAATCCCAAGGTTCTGGCTGGTGTCGAATCCGGCATCGAATGTTCCATCGGGATTGATCCGCGCGTATTTGCTGACCGCATTGCCGAGCACGTTGGAAGCCGTGTCAGAGCTGTTCTCGCGCCCGAAGATCATCACGATCTTTCCGTCAGCTTGCTCGACCGCGTCGATAAACTGCGGACTCACGGTTGCATTGGCGACGTTGAAGACCGGATCAAACGTGCCATCGGATCTCATCAAACGTAACAGATGCTCGCCTTCCACCCCCTGACACACGAGAACGCGGCCGTTCCCAAGGAGCTTCGCGGCAGCGATCAGGTTCGAACCGGTGGTGGTATGGAAAGGGCTGAAGTTCGCAGCCTTGTTTCCGCTGGAGTCGAGTTTCATCAGTTGCGAGGCATCCAATCCATTCCAGGATTGGAAGCCGCCGAACACCCAGATCGATCCAGCCGGATCATGCCCGACACTGGCCAGGGAGTTTGTGTCAAAATTCCACCTTTTGAAGAGGTTTTCACGGCCTGACACTGACAACAACTCTGCCAGCGCTTCCGCCCCCGGCCCATTTTGCACGTCGAAAGCCGGGATGACTCTCCCGTGATAGTCCACCAACGTCGCCTGCATCGCGGCGTTCGTGATCCCGCCGGTGACCACGTTGGTGAACCCTCCGACGAGGACGTAGCCGACACCCGGCCTTTCCGAGATCGAATTCGCCGGGCCCCCAATCAACTCGATGGGACTGAACGACGGATCATCCGGAAGGCCGGCCTGGTCGGCGAATACCCGTTGGATGATGTACTTGAAGACAGGGACTCGGCCTCCAGGACCTCGCCCGCCTTGTCCTTGTCGAACATTGCTACTGCATACAAGCCGGCCTTGGGAGTCGATGATGCCATTCTGAAAGGAGTGGCTGGTGGTTTCCTCGTCCAGGCCGAAGGCACTCCATGCGGATCTTTGGTCAACTACCCCTCCGTCGGGACCGATGCGTTGGATGACACCACTTGTACCGGTCGCCACGACACTCCCGTCCCTTCGGACGAACAGGCGGGTGAGGGTGCCACTGCCCATGCTCGCCGGTTTCATCGTGGGATCGTGTGCTCCGTCGCGGCGCTCGACCACCTGCACGATGCCAGCAGCCGAAGTTTGCTGCCCGAAGATTCCGCCGTCCGAGACAAGGCAACGATAGTTGCCGGAATCATTGGTTGTCGCATTGGCCACGATGAACATTGCGGCGGTCGCATTGGGAATATTCGTGTAGCCCAACCTCCCGGCCGGCTGCTTCTGCCATTGGTAGATCGGATCTACACTCACAGCGAAGACACTGACGCTCAAAGCGAGGGTTTGGCCCGTCAGGAGTGCGGCCGATCGAGGGTGCTCCGTGACGACGATGCGCGGAGTCGGCGTGAAGTTGACATCGGCAACAGGAATGCGAAGCAGCCGGACCAAGCTGTCCGCGGCAAGCGCAAACAGGTGCGGACCGTGACGGAAGACATGCCGGGTCCAGGATTGGACAAGACTGGCAGGCAACGAGGCGGTCGCGGTCGGAAGATTGTCCCACGTTATCCCGTCAGTGACAGAGAACTTTGGCCCTTCGATGCTGGTTCCCGCAAGGTGGCCGAGAAAAAGAGTGGATCCGTCCGAGGTGAGATTCCATTGAAAATTTGCGCCCGTCCCCAATCCGGCTCTCGCCTCTGTCCACGAGTCACCGAAGTCGTCTGTGAAGTAGATGCCCTCGGGCGACCTTGCCCTGAGCGGATCCTCATCGATCGGAATGAAAACCCGGCTGCCGTGGCGAACAAACTGACCGTGGTAAATGCCAACCGGTGCGGTTGTCTTTCTCCAACTGGCTCCATGGTCCGTCGTCTTGTATATCTCATGAGGCAGAGCATTTGGGATTCGCACACTCACGAGTGCTTGCCCTGCCCCGGCTATGACGGACTTCGGCTGAGTGCCTGCGGGCAATCCATTCGTGACTTGGTGCCAGTCCATCCCGTTTGCAGACGTGTACACGCCGTTCCATACCGAAGGGACGTAGTAACGCTCAGACGCGGCGTCATAAGCGATGTCCCGCAGAATCGGAACTGAATCGAGTGCTATACCTGATTCAACGGCCTTCTCCCATGTCGCTTCCCCGGGCCGAAGCCGATGGAGCGCTGTTGCGCCCACCGGTGTCTGCGGTTGAAGCAGATCCCCGCCGACCCAGACGAACCCGTTCTCGAATTTCACAAAGTTCAAGGAGAGGTTCGTCAAGTTGTATGAGCCGGTTCCCTGAACCGCGTTGATGGTGTCAAACGTCCGCCCATCCTCGGTCCGATAGACGCCCGCAGCGCCCAGGAAGTAGAGGTGTGTGCCGTCACTGGCAACAGGTTGAGTGCGGCTTGATGAGGTGCTGGCTATCGTCAGCGGCCCGGGGACGTTCGTGGTTATCTCTGTCCACGTCTGAGCAGGTGCGGCAAGGGCCGGAACGATCCATGCGAGGGCAGGCAATTTCTTCATGCGGCAGTTCGTTTCAGGCTCAGTTCCCTGTCGCGGGCTTCGCTGGAAGGTGGAGGCGGGAGGCGGGGGTTCGAAGCCGGAGTCGCGGTTCGGATCGAACCACATAGAATCGGAACGGAAGGCCTGGGGTTGCCGAACCAACGAACTCGTATTCGCCCGGGACCAATTCCCTGGCAGGACCCATCGGCATCCACTGACTCCTCGGCAAACCCAAGAGATCCGTGGCCAGGACCGTGAAGGTCTCACCCGCCGGGGCCGTGAACTCCATGCGCAACGAACCGTCGCCCGAGAGCGTCACGGCGGTGAACTCAGGTGGCGGGGACATGAGGGCATAGTCGGCGAGGGTCTCCACGAGCCCCGAGGTGACGGCCCCATCCGTTACCCGCGCACGGGCCCTCACGGACCCGGTGACTGGAAGCGCGAGATCGGTGAGTTGCCAGCCTCCCGGAATGCGCACTCCCGCTCCCAGCGCGCTCCAGATCATGCCCCCGTCCGTCGAGAGATCGAACGCGACACCTTCCGCCTCCGGTGAGGCGCCGCCGCGCAGCCATTCGATCCTGTCGGCCGCCGTGACGGCGAGGTTTTGCGTGGCGGCATCGTTCTTGAGCAGCGCAAGATTGGCCCGCGGCTGCCCATTGACCCCGGCAAACCTGCCTCCGATCACCACGCTCCCGTCTCCCTGGATGAGGACGCCCGAGACGACAGGAGCAGCGACCTCGGCGTAGGCGCTGGCAGCGAAGGCGGCATCGATGGTCCCGTCGGGAAGAAGCCTTGCCATGGCGTTGCGAGCGATCCCCCCAACGGCTTTAAAGAATCCGCCGATGACGAGTCTAGCATCCGTCTGCAATCCCATGGTGAACACGCCGACGGTTCCGGCGCCCGAGATCTGTGGATCGAAACCCATATCCAGCGAGCCATCAGGGTGAAGACGGGCCATGTGAGTCCGTGCGGTCCCCGCGACGGAGTGAAAAATGCCCCCGACCAGGATCATTCCATCCGGCTGCTCGCGGATGGCGTACACGCCACCGAATTCGCCGCCGGACACGCCGGGATTGAAGTCAGGATCAAGCGACCCGTCGGGATGAAGCCGCGCGAGGTTGGTGCGCGCCACACCGTCGATCCCCGTGAAGCCGCCTCCCACCAGAATGCGGCCATCAGATTGCCGGACAAGGGCGTTCACAGAAGCGAATCCGCCATCCGCCGACACCCG
Coding sequences:
- a CDS encoding delta-60 repeat domain-containing protein is translated as MKAPGWERHRMAFVRKAALAVLGSILAGNGMSMGRPSPGDVDEAFRPVIDPFVVTATVQADHGILVALRTGGTGRNHLVRLLPNGDPDPGFEADVRGDVSSIIVLGDGGIVLGGAFRSIGGVERVFAARLHPDGALDAGFDPRVSGEGSFTGVYTTLLLPDGRFILGGIFDTVGGIERAHLARIESDGSVDPAFDPRVSADGGFASVNALVRQSDGRILVGGGFTGIDGVARTNLARLHPDGSLDPDFNPGVSGGEFGGVYAIREQPDGMILVGGIFHSVAGTARTHMARLHPDGSLDMGFDPQISGAGTVGVFTMGLQTDARLVIGGFFKAVGGIARNAMARLLPDGTIDAAFAASAYAEVAAPVVSGVLIQGDGSVVIGGRFAGVNGQPRANLALLKNDAATQNLAVTAADRIEWLRGGASPEAEGVAFDLSTDGGMIWSALGAGVRIPGGWQLTDLALPVTGSVRARARVTDGAVTSGLVETLADYALMSPPPEFTAVTLSGDGSLRMEFTAPAGETFTVLATDLLGLPRSQWMPMGPARELVPGEYEFVGSATPGLPFRFYVVRSEPRLRLRTPASRLHLPAKPATGN